In one window of Deltaproteobacteria bacterium DNA:
- a CDS encoding homoserine dehydrogenase, producing MKEIQVGLIGWGTVGCGLAKILQENREVLAERVGAFLHLKRVVDIDVERPRPVNLPAEVLSTRVEDIFTDDSIQIVVELIGGMEPARTFLIEAMKRGKHVVTANKALLAIHGSELFAVARAQGVTLAFEAAVGGGIPLIRSVREGLVANRINRIYGILNGTVNYILTRMSRAGTTFSEALDEAKAHGFAEADPTLDVEGIDAAHKIAILSSLAYCCEVDFREVYIEGISQIEPLDIQFAGDFGYQIKLLAISRCDDGRVEVRVHPTMLPCEHMLAKVDGVYNAVHISGDAVGDIMLYGLGAGMMPTGSAVVSDLVDVSRSLLAGGTVRLPPLSCDNNTAQPRVLKPMEELVINYYFRFSAVDRPGVLSKIAGILGKHDISIASVIQKGRRAKGSVPLVMMTHEAREKDVRLALAEIDKLKVVTAPTRLIRVENGGVAEENMLETPSH from the coding sequence ATGAAGGAGATTCAGGTAGGTTTGATTGGCTGGGGAACAGTTGGCTGTGGTCTTGCCAAGATCCTTCAGGAAAACAGGGAAGTACTGGCGGAGAGGGTGGGAGCGTTCCTGCACCTCAAGAGAGTGGTTGACATTGACGTAGAACGGCCTCGCCCGGTCAATCTGCCGGCTGAGGTTCTCTCCACCAGGGTGGAAGACATCTTCACAGATGACAGCATCCAGATAGTGGTGGAATTGATCGGCGGCATGGAGCCTGCGAGAACCTTTCTCATTGAAGCCATGAAACGGGGCAAGCATGTGGTTACTGCGAACAAGGCGCTACTTGCTATTCATGGCAGCGAGCTGTTCGCAGTAGCGAGAGCACAGGGGGTAACCCTGGCTTTTGAGGCAGCAGTCGGGGGCGGCATTCCGCTCATACGATCTGTTCGGGAAGGCCTGGTAGCCAATCGGATCAACCGCATTTACGGCATTCTCAATGGCACGGTCAACTATATACTCACCCGCATGAGCCGAGCCGGCACAACATTCAGCGAAGCACTCGATGAAGCCAAGGCACACGGTTTTGCCGAGGCAGACCCGACCCTTGACGTCGAAGGTATTGATGCGGCTCACAAAATTGCAATTCTGAGCTCGCTCGCTTACTGTTGCGAAGTGGACTTCCGGGAAGTGTACATCGAGGGCATCAGTCAAATTGAACCCCTCGACATACAGTTTGCCGGTGATTTTGGCTATCAGATCAAGCTCCTGGCCATTTCTCGCTGTGACGACGGCAGGGTGGAGGTGCGGGTTCATCCCACCATGCTTCCCTGTGAACACATGCTCGCCAAAGTGGATGGAGTTTATAATGCCGTCCACATATCAGGAGATGCGGTAGGCGACATAATGCTCTATGGCCTCGGTGCAGGAATGATGCCCACTGGCAGTGCTGTGGTGAGTGATCTTGTGGACGTCAGCCGCAGTTTACTCGCTGGCGGCACTGTGCGGCTGCCTCCACTGAGCTGTGATAACAACACGGCGCAGCCTCGAGTCCTCAAGCCCATGGAGGAGCTTGTCATCAATTATTACTTTCGCTTCTCAGCAGTCGATCGGCCGGGGGTCCTGTCCAAGATAGCCGGGATTCTTGGCAAACACGACATCAGTATTGCCTCAGTTATTCAAAAGGGACGCCGGGCAAAAGGTTCCGTACCCCTGGTGATGATGACCCATGAGGCTCGAGAAAAGGATGTCAGGCTCGCCCTGGCAGAAATCGACAAACTCAAGGTAGTGACAGCTCCCACCAGACTCATTCGGGTGGAAAATGGCGGGGTTGCCGAGGAAAACATGCTTGAAACACCATCTCATTGA
- a CDS encoding aminotransferase class I/II-fold pyridoxal phosphate-dependent enzyme codes for MTEELVQFSRMRRLPPYVFAQVNELKMKLRRAGEDIVDLGMGNPDIPTPAHIVDKLLQAAQKSHNHRYSASRGITKLREAISGWYKRRYDVDIDPETEAVVTIGAKEGLSHLVLALISPGDVVFAPNPTYPIHPYSVIIAGGDLRSIPISKDRDFFEDLKIAAKQTWPHPKMLIISFPHNPTTEVVDLEFFQKICDFAREHSMLVVHDFAYADLVFDSEMAPSFLQVEGAKEIGVELFSMSKSYSMPGWRVGFCVGNSGVIAALTRLKSYLDYGIFQPIQIASIIALNSDQSCVREIVNIYRSRRDVLVDGLNRIGWAIDKPKATMFVWGRIPEQYRHMGSLEFSKFLIKEAKVAVSPGRGFGEYGDDYVRFALVENEERTRQAIRGIRRVLR; via the coding sequence ATGACAGAAGAACTCGTACAATTCAGCAGAATGAGGCGACTGCCTCCTTATGTATTTGCCCAAGTCAATGAACTGAAGATGAAGCTCAGACGGGCGGGAGAAGACATTGTTGACCTGGGCATGGGCAATCCGGACATACCTACTCCTGCGCACATAGTGGACAAGTTGCTGCAGGCTGCTCAGAAAAGCCACAATCACCGCTATTCCGCCTCGCGAGGTATCACCAAGCTCAGAGAGGCTATCTCGGGCTGGTACAAGAGAAGGTACGATGTGGACATCGACCCGGAGACAGAAGCGGTGGTAACCATCGGCGCCAAAGAGGGATTGTCGCATTTAGTGCTGGCCCTGATAAGCCCGGGTGATGTGGTGTTTGCTCCAAACCCGACGTACCCCATTCATCCCTACTCGGTCATCATTGCCGGTGGCGACTTGCGCAGCATTCCAATCAGCAAAGATCGAGACTTTTTCGAGGATCTCAAAATTGCTGCCAAGCAAACGTGGCCGCATCCGAAAATGTTGATCATTTCTTTTCCACACAATCCCACCACTGAGGTGGTCGATCTGGAATTTTTCCAGAAAATTTGTGATTTTGCCCGAGAACATAGCATGCTTGTAGTCCATGATTTTGCCTATGCCGATCTGGTCTTCGACTCCGAGATGGCTCCCAGCTTTCTCCAGGTGGAAGGTGCCAAAGAGATTGGCGTTGAGCTTTTTTCCATGTCGAAAAGCTATTCCATGCCTGGCTGGCGCGTGGGTTTTTGTGTAGGCAATTCTGGAGTTATTGCTGCACTGACGAGGTTGAAGAGTTATCTCGACTACGGTATTTTCCAGCCCATCCAGATAGCCTCTATAATTGCCCTCAACTCGGATCAGAGTTGTGTAAGGGAAATAGTCAATATATATCGCTCCAGGCGAGATGTGCTGGTGGACGGCCTTAACCGCATAGGCTGGGCCATTGATAAACCAAAAGCCACCATGTTTGTCTGGGGCCGCATCCCCGAACAATACAGACACATGGGGTCCCTGGAATTTTCCAAGTTCCTTATAAAGGAGGCTAAAGTTGCCGTATCGCCAGGGAGAGGTTTCGGTGAATATGGCGACGATTATGTGCGGTTCGCTCTCGTGGAGAATGAAGAGCGTACCCGGCAGGCAATTCGAGGTATCAGGCGGGTACTGCGTTGA
- a CDS encoding phosphoribosylformylglycinamidine cyclo-ligase, with amino-acid sequence MSTEHYKEAGVNLDAANELVSRISPLLRATFHASVITNIGQFGGLYSLGSMEYEQPVLVSSTDGVGTKLKIAFMANRHDTVGIDLVAMSVNDILVQGARPLFFLDYFAVGRLDLDLVSTVIAGIADGCRQAKCSLIGGETAEMPDFYRENEYDLAGFAVGIAEKEHIVDGSDIRVGNQIVGLASSGLHSNGYTLVRKIIFEELGLGVSDFLPECGCTVAEELLRPTRIYAEAVQVILRDYQISGMAHITGGGLLDNLERILPRACQARIREGSWPVPAIFSILKQHGRLSDSEMRRVFNNGIGYVLVVRTEELTDVLELLHGLGQPSYHIGEIQAREEGEPAVIIV; translated from the coding sequence ATGTCTACCGAGCATTATAAGGAGGCAGGTGTAAACCTCGACGCCGCCAACGAACTGGTATCGAGAATCAGTCCTTTGCTGAGAGCAACTTTTCACGCCAGTGTTATCACCAACATCGGCCAGTTTGGTGGGCTCTATTCTCTCGGCAGCATGGAGTACGAGCAGCCAGTGCTGGTAAGCTCCACTGACGGCGTAGGCACCAAGCTCAAGATAGCCTTTATGGCCAATCGCCACGATACTGTTGGCATTGACCTGGTGGCCATGAGTGTCAATGACATTCTTGTCCAGGGAGCTCGACCTCTCTTTTTTCTTGACTACTTTGCTGTGGGCCGTCTCGACCTCGACCTGGTGAGCACGGTAATTGCCGGCATTGCCGATGGATGTCGGCAGGCGAAGTGCTCGCTCATCGGCGGTGAGACCGCCGAGATGCCCGATTTTTACAGAGAAAATGAATACGACCTTGCTGGCTTTGCAGTAGGAATAGCTGAAAAGGAGCACATAGTTGACGGCTCCGATATCCGGGTGGGAAATCAGATTGTTGGACTCGCCTCCAGCGGACTCCACAGCAATGGCTACACTCTGGTGCGCAAGATTATTTTTGAAGAACTGGGTCTCGGTGTCAGTGATTTTCTTCCAGAATGCGGCTGTACCGTTGCTGAGGAGCTGCTCAGACCGACGCGCATCTACGCCGAAGCCGTGCAGGTTATATTGCGCGACTACCAGATCAGCGGCATGGCGCACATTACGGGGGGCGGTTTGCTGGACAACCTCGAACGCATTCTGCCGCGCGCCTGCCAGGCCCGCATCCGGGAAGGCAGTTGGCCGGTGCCTGCCATTTTCTCCATTCTCAAACAACACGGCAGATTGTCGGACAGTGAAATGCGCCGCGTCTTCAATAATGGCATAGGATATGTCCTGGTGGTGCGGACCGAAGAGCTCACAGACGTGCTAGAATTACTGCATGGTTTGGGTCAGCCCTCCTATCACATCGGTGAGATTCAGGCTCGCGAGGAGGGAGAACCTGCGGTGATCATCGTCTGA
- a CDS encoding 50S ribosomal protein L28 produces the protein MAKVCEICGKRPQVGNNVSHANNKTKRRWYPNLQRVRAQQQGSIRYIRVCTRCLRSGRVLKPA, from the coding sequence ATGGCAAAAGTATGTGAAATTTGTGGGAAACGCCCACAGGTGGGCAACAACGTCAGTCACGCCAATAATAAGACGAAACGGCGCTGGTATCCGAACCTCCAGCGGGTAAGGGCTCAGCAGCAAGGTTCCATCCGCTATATCAGGGTCTGCACTAGATGTCTACGATCAGGTCGGGTACTGAAGCCGGCATAG
- a CDS encoding bifunctional (p)ppGpp synthetase/guanosine-3',5'-bis(diphosphate) 3'-pyrophosphohydrolase, giving the protein MIRLNDIIDGVISYHPDADIRLIEKAYVYSGKAHEGQVRLSGEPYLMHPLEVAGILVRMKLDVFTVASGLLHDTLEDTNTSADDLRRLFGDEVYRLVDGVTKIGRFEFSSYEERQAENVRKMILAMANDIRVILIKLADRLHNMRTLMYHAPAKQRLIAQETMDIYAPLAGRLGIDWIKKELEDLAFSFLHPEIYEEIVSGLKNTEEERQRYIEKVRTVLQEKLAEFNLSGTVSGRPKHIYSIYKKMVAQNLDLEHIYDIIAFRIILGSIRECYETLGMIHSLWKPIPGRFKDYIGMPKANMYQSLHTTVVGPYGERMEVQIRTEKMHKIANEGIAAHWVYKEGRSVPEGDSKRFAWLRQLLEWQQDLKDPREFLETVRVDLFPDEVYVFTPRGEVKAFPRGATPIDFAYSIHSEVGHRCTGAKVNGKLVSLKYQLRNGDIVEIITSPKHVPSKDWLKIVKTSRARTRIRHWIKTEERERSIVLGREICEREFRKHGLNFQKYLNSEELEKVARVFSLQKVEDLLASIGYGKISALQAVGKLASIIDATERPEEIPVERIEGKPQAPERGGVLVKGVDDILVRFAKCCNPLPGDQIVGFITRGRGVSVHKADCPNLLSSGFERRIDVEWHQAEDAVHPVGLVILCANVKGMLAAISGTLSNLDINIVEANVRTRVDNLAEIKFVLEVRDIDHLSRALAAVRKIDNVVEVHRSTTLEVH; this is encoded by the coding sequence ATGATTCGTCTAAACGATATAATTGATGGCGTTATCTCTTATCATCCGGATGCGGATATCCGCTTGATCGAAAAGGCCTACGTCTATTCCGGCAAGGCCCATGAAGGGCAAGTGCGCCTTTCAGGTGAACCCTACCTCATGCATCCTCTGGAAGTTGCGGGCATTCTTGTCAGAATGAAGCTGGATGTCTTTACGGTGGCCTCCGGACTCCTGCACGACACCCTGGAAGATACCAATACTTCGGCAGACGATCTGCGCCGCCTGTTTGGCGATGAGGTCTATCGTCTGGTAGATGGTGTGACCAAAATAGGGCGTTTTGAGTTCAGCAGCTATGAAGAACGGCAGGCTGAAAACGTCCGTAAAATGATTTTGGCCATGGCCAATGACATCCGGGTCATTCTTATCAAACTGGCTGATAGACTGCACAACATGCGCACCCTGATGTATCACGCCCCAGCCAAACAGCGCCTCATTGCTCAGGAAACTATGGATATTTATGCTCCCCTGGCCGGCAGGTTGGGGATCGACTGGATCAAGAAAGAGCTGGAAGATCTGGCCTTTTCATTTCTCCACCCGGAAATCTATGAAGAGATTGTTTCGGGTCTGAAAAACACGGAAGAAGAACGGCAGCGCTATATCGAAAAGGTGAGAACCGTCCTCCAGGAAAAACTTGCCGAGTTCAACCTTTCCGGCACTGTAAGCGGCCGCCCCAAACACATCTACAGCATCTACAAGAAGATGGTTGCCCAGAATCTCGACCTGGAACACATCTATGACATTATTGCCTTTCGGATCATTCTGGGAAGCATTCGTGAATGTTATGAAACTCTTGGTATGATCCACTCTTTATGGAAGCCTATTCCCGGCCGCTTCAAAGATTACATCGGCATGCCGAAAGCAAATATGTATCAGTCCCTGCACACCACGGTGGTGGGCCCTTATGGGGAGCGAATGGAGGTGCAGATCCGCACTGAAAAAATGCACAAGATCGCCAACGAAGGTATTGCGGCCCACTGGGTGTACAAGGAGGGAAGGAGTGTGCCGGAAGGTGACAGTAAACGCTTCGCCTGGCTCCGGCAGCTTCTGGAGTGGCAGCAGGACCTCAAAGATCCCAGAGAGTTTCTGGAAACAGTCCGGGTGGATCTCTTTCCGGATGAAGTCTACGTTTTTACTCCCCGCGGGGAAGTGAAAGCATTTCCCAGAGGCGCAACTCCCATCGATTTCGCCTATAGTATTCACAGCGAGGTGGGGCATCGCTGCACGGGAGCAAAAGTAAACGGCAAATTAGTTTCACTGAAATACCAGCTGCGCAACGGTGACATTGTAGAGATCATCACTTCACCCAAACACGTGCCGAGCAAGGATTGGCTGAAGATTGTCAAGACGTCTCGAGCTCGAACTCGGATCCGTCACTGGATCAAGACCGAGGAGAGGGAGCGGAGCATTGTCCTGGGACGAGAAATTTGCGAGCGCGAGTTTCGCAAGCATGGTCTTAATTTCCAGAAATATCTCAATTCGGAGGAGCTCGAGAAAGTTGCCAGGGTATTCTCCCTGCAAAAGGTTGAAGATCTTCTGGCAAGCATCGGCTACGGGAAGATTTCAGCGCTGCAGGCCGTGGGGAAGCTTGCCAGTATTATTGATGCCACTGAAAGACCGGAGGAGATTCCGGTTGAGCGCATTGAAGGCAAACCGCAGGCACCTGAGCGCGGGGGAGTGCTGGTAAAGGGTGTGGACGACATCCTGGTGAGATTTGCCAAGTGTTGCAATCCTTTGCCCGGGGATCAGATTGTTGGCTTCATCACGAGAGGACGGGGCGTCTCAGTTCATAAAGCTGACTGCCCCAATTTGCTAAGCAGCGGCTTCGAGCGGCGGATTGATGTGGAATGGCACCAGGCAGAGGATGCTGTTCATCCGGTGGGTTTGGTAATTCTCTGTGCAAACGTCAAGGGTATGCTGGCCGCAATCAGCGGCACCCTGAGCAACCTCGACATTAACATTGTTGAAGCGAATGTCCGCACACGGGTCGATAATCTGGCAGAGATAAAATTTGTTCTGGAGGTCAGGGATATCGATCATCTGAGCCGCGCCCTGGCCGCAGTAAGAAAAATTGACAATGTCGTCGAAGTTCACAGATCCACTACTCTCGAAGTCCATTAG
- a CDS encoding proline--tRNA ligase: MKRGITPREEDFSRWYTDVILSARLADYAPVKGCMVIRPYGFALWERMQASLDRMFKETGHENAYFPLLIPESFLHKEAEHVEGFAPECAVVTHGGGKELEEPLVIRPTSETIIWSMYKKWIMSYRDLPLLINQWCNVLRWELRTRLFLRTTEFLWQEGHTAHATAEEAEEEALRMLGVYKTFAEDYVAMPVIAGKKSEKEKFAGALHTYTIEALMQDGKALQAGTSHNLGQNFAKAFDVTFQNQEGKVELVWATSWGMSTRMIGALIMTHGDDRGLVLPPRLAPLAAVFVPIFKGKEGHSELLTYIDRLSAAIGDSISHRVDAREEYTPGWKFNEWERAGVPVRIEVGPRDLKQQQVVVVRRDTGEKKTLAGSELAEQLPVLLEEIQNSLYARALGFLDQNTHMVDNYNSFKEIVAEQGGFLVSHWCGSVECETRIKEDTMASIRCIPIDEKKQEPGPCVFCGKSAEQRVYFAKAY, translated from the coding sequence ATGAAGAGAGGTATTACTCCGCGCGAGGAAGATTTTTCCAGATGGTACACTGATGTAATCCTTTCGGCCAGGTTGGCAGATTATGCTCCGGTGAAGGGCTGCATGGTAATTCGCCCTTATGGCTTCGCCCTCTGGGAGCGCATGCAAGCCAGCCTTGATAGAATGTTCAAAGAGACGGGACATGAAAATGCTTACTTCCCTCTGCTCATTCCGGAAAGTTTTCTCCACAAGGAGGCGGAGCACGTGGAAGGTTTTGCTCCTGAATGCGCTGTAGTGACGCACGGAGGAGGAAAAGAGCTGGAGGAACCGCTGGTTATCAGGCCCACATCGGAAACCATCATATGGAGTATGTACAAGAAATGGATCATGTCCTACCGTGACCTGCCTCTTCTTATAAACCAGTGGTGCAATGTGCTTCGCTGGGAGCTGCGCACGAGATTGTTTCTGCGGACGACTGAATTCCTCTGGCAGGAGGGCCATACTGCGCACGCCACAGCCGAAGAAGCCGAGGAGGAGGCCTTGCGCATGCTTGGCGTGTACAAGACCTTTGCTGAAGACTATGTTGCCATGCCCGTTATAGCCGGCAAGAAGTCGGAAAAAGAAAAATTCGCCGGTGCTCTCCATACCTACACTATTGAGGCATTGATGCAGGACGGCAAGGCTCTGCAGGCAGGTACTTCACACAACCTGGGCCAAAATTTTGCCAAGGCTTTTGATGTAACCTTTCAAAATCAGGAAGGAAAAGTGGAACTTGTCTGGGCTACAAGCTGGGGAATGAGCACCCGGATGATAGGTGCTCTAATCATGACCCACGGTGACGATAGAGGCCTGGTGCTGCCCCCCAGACTGGCGCCCCTGGCAGCGGTTTTTGTACCCATTTTCAAGGGCAAAGAAGGCCACAGTGAACTTCTAACTTATATTGATCGGTTGTCAGCGGCTATTGGAGACAGCATCTCCCATCGGGTTGATGCCAGGGAGGAATATACTCCAGGATGGAAATTCAATGAGTGGGAGCGGGCCGGGGTCCCGGTGCGGATTGAAGTGGGCCCACGTGATCTCAAACAGCAGCAGGTAGTTGTGGTCAGGAGAGACACAGGGGAAAAGAAGACGCTTGCAGGCAGCGAGCTTGCTGAGCAATTGCCGGTGCTGCTGGAAGAGATTCAGAATTCCCTGTACGCCCGTGCTCTCGGTTTTCTTGATCAAAACACCCATATGGTGGATAATTATAATAGTTTCAAAGAAATAGTTGCAGAGCAGGGAGGTTTTCTCGTCAGCCACTGGTGCGGTTCAGTAGAATGTGAGACGAGAATCAAAGAAGACACTATGGCGAGCATAAGATGTATTCCCATTGACGAGAAAAAGCAGGAGCCAGGGCCCTGTGTGTTTTGCGGCAAAAGTGCTGAGCAACGGGTCTATTTTGCCAAGGCGTATTGA
- the ispG gene encoding flavodoxin-dependent (E)-4-hydroxy-3-methylbut-2-enyl-diphosphate synthase, translating into MVIAGRQRRKSRQIAVGSVAIGGEAPVVVQSMCNTDTRDVAATLRQIRSLTEVGCEIVRVAVLDQEAVQALSQIKKEASVPIVADIHFDHRLALGALAAGVDGLRINPGNIGGPRAVTAVVHAAKERRVPIRIGVNAGSLDKDLLERFGGPTPEAMVESSLRQVDLLESLHFHEIKISLKSSDVATMIAAYRLLADKVDYPFHLGVTEAGPLLVGAVKSTLGIGFLLAEGIGDTIRVSLTSDPVNEVRLGYEILRSLGLRQRGIELVSCPTCGRCEIDLINLTEAVEKKVLQVKTPLKVAIMGCVVNGPGEAKEADVGIAAGRGQGILFKKGKVVEKIPEQHLMSRLLQEIHSMTGEEV; encoded by the coding sequence ATGGTTATTGCAGGCAGGCAAAGGCGAAAAAGCAGGCAGATAGCAGTAGGCAGTGTAGCCATAGGGGGTGAGGCCCCTGTTGTGGTGCAGTCCATGTGCAACACTGACACCCGGGATGTGGCAGCCACCTTGAGGCAGATTCGTAGTCTCACCGAGGTTGGCTGCGAGATCGTTCGGGTTGCAGTGCTCGATCAGGAGGCGGTTCAGGCCCTGTCCCAGATAAAGAAAGAAGCCTCTGTGCCGATTGTGGCTGACATTCATTTTGATCATCGACTGGCCCTTGGAGCTCTTGCTGCAGGAGTTGACGGCCTGCGGATAAACCCCGGCAACATTGGCGGCCCCCGGGCTGTGACTGCTGTGGTCCACGCTGCCAAGGAACGGCGCGTACCTATCCGCATTGGCGTCAATGCTGGTTCGCTGGACAAAGATCTCCTGGAGCGATTTGGCGGTCCTACACCTGAGGCAATGGTGGAAAGCAGCCTGAGGCAGGTAGACCTCCTGGAGTCTCTCCATTTTCATGAAATCAAGATCTCCCTCAAATCCTCGGATGTGGCAACCATGATCGCCGCCTACCGCCTTCTTGCTGATAAGGTGGACTATCCCTTTCATCTGGGAGTGACAGAAGCAGGACCGCTGCTTGTCGGCGCAGTGAAGTCGACTCTGGGGATCGGCTTTTTGCTGGCCGAGGGAATTGGTGATACCATTCGAGTATCACTGACCAGCGACCCGGTGAATGAGGTTCGACTGGGTTATGAGATTCTCCGGAGCCTGGGCCTCAGACAGAGAGGCATAGAACTTGTTTCCTGTCCAACTTGCGGGCGGTGCGAGATCGATCTCATAAACCTCACCGAGGCAGTAGAGAAGAAAGTACTGCAAGTCAAGACTCCATTGAAGGTTGCTATCATGGGTTGCGTGGTAAACGGCCCCGGTGAGGCGAAAGAGGCCGATGTGGGCATTGCTGCCGGCCGAGGCCAGGGCATTCTTTTCAAGAAGGGCAAGGTAGTGGAGAAAATTCCCGAACAGCACCTGATGTCTCGCTTGCTGCAGGAGATCCATTCCATGACTGGAGAAGAGGTGTAG
- a CDS encoding PAC2 family protein, translated as MAKLLKVVGKTELNKPVLLAGWPGMGHVALKILLFLHEALRAQDLAVLERPEFFQVAGVTIQNGVIQATLPPRSGFYYWKRKGPSPTGDLLLFIGDQQPVPGKEYELAKALLAFSRSYGVEEVFTAAAMPSSINHYQESRVWVTATETDLLNQLSPYCHRVLNEGHVSGMNGLLLGVAKQQGMRGACFLGEIPFYTTEIENPKASMAVLQVLSKVLHLKLNLEELEELAQHTEKEIDRYLLALEQREKEEEKQANEPEGPVTVH; from the coding sequence TTGGCTAAGCTGCTCAAAGTTGTTGGCAAGACAGAACTCAATAAACCCGTTTTACTGGCAGGCTGGCCTGGGATGGGGCACGTGGCTCTGAAGATCCTCTTGTTTCTCCATGAAGCACTGAGAGCCCAGGATCTGGCTGTTCTGGAACGGCCAGAATTCTTTCAGGTGGCAGGGGTGACCATTCAGAATGGCGTGATTCAAGCTACCCTGCCACCACGCAGCGGTTTTTACTACTGGAAGAGAAAGGGGCCTTCCCCCACGGGAGACCTCCTTCTATTTATCGGAGACCAGCAGCCGGTGCCTGGCAAGGAGTATGAACTTGCCAAGGCTTTACTGGCATTTTCCCGCAGCTATGGTGTGGAGGAGGTGTTTACTGCGGCTGCCATGCCTTCATCCATCAACCATTACCAGGAGTCAAGAGTGTGGGTCACTGCCACTGAAACAGATTTGTTGAATCAGCTGTCGCCCTATTGTCACCGGGTGTTGAACGAGGGCCATGTGTCAGGCATGAATGGCCTCCTGCTGGGAGTGGCCAAACAACAGGGTATGAGGGGGGCCTGTTTTCTCGGGGAGATACCTTTCTACACCACAGAAATTGAGAATCCAAAAGCTTCCATGGCAGTGCTGCAAGTGCTCAGCAAGGTGCTGCACCTCAAGTTAAATCTGGAGGAACTGGAGGAGCTGGCTCAGCACACAGAGAAAGAGATTGATCGCTACCTGCTGGCTCTGGAACAGAGAGAGAAAGAAGAAGAAAAGCAGGCAAACGAGCCTGAAGGACCGGTTACGGTTCACTAG
- the rnz gene encoding ribonuclease Z, with protein MECILLGSGGMMPMPDRLLTSLAVRINGKIFLFDAGEGAQLGLKKTKIGVRGLDVLAVSHLHADHCLGIPGLLMLRAQLANPDPLVVLGPPGIQQFVELNHQCLAFYLNYPIRFVEWSEQAHELAYEDGEVKILWRPLKHSTLCLGYRLEEKERPGRFNPGRAASLGVPRGLLWGRLQKGEPVALTDGRTITPAQVLGPPRRGRSVAYVVDTRPVQSIYRLCANADIAFLEGMFLPEHAEEAEKKGHLTISEAVRLASRAGVHRTVLVHISPRYSKKENELLAAAVSPEFSTVEVGEDLGVYRVPLPADD; from the coding sequence ATGGAATGTATACTTCTTGGCAGCGGCGGTATGATGCCCATGCCGGACCGTCTGCTCACCTCACTGGCAGTTCGGATAAACGGCAAGATTTTTCTGTTCGATGCCGGAGAAGGCGCCCAGCTTGGCTTGAAAAAGACTAAAATAGGAGTCCGGGGCCTGGATGTACTGGCAGTCAGTCATCTTCATGCTGATCACTGTCTTGGCATTCCCGGGCTGCTGATGTTGAGAGCCCAGCTGGCTAATCCTGATCCTCTAGTTGTGCTTGGACCTCCAGGGATTCAACAGTTTGTGGAGCTGAATCACCAATGCCTTGCTTTTTATCTCAACTACCCCATTCGTTTTGTGGAATGGTCGGAGCAAGCCCATGAGCTGGCATACGAAGACGGTGAAGTGAAAATCCTCTGGCGGCCCTTGAAACACAGCACCCTCTGTCTGGGCTACCGGTTGGAAGAAAAAGAAAGGCCCGGAAGATTCAATCCAGGTCGCGCTGCCTCTCTGGGAGTTCCAAGAGGATTGCTCTGGGGCAGACTTCAGAAGGGAGAGCCAGTTGCCTTGACGGATGGCAGAACCATCACTCCAGCGCAGGTACTTGGACCTCCACGGCGAGGTCGCAGTGTGGCTTATGTGGTCGATACCCGACCGGTGCAGTCAATATATCGACTCTGTGCCAATGCTGATATCGCTTTTTTAGAGGGCATGTTTTTGCCAGAGCACGCTGAGGAGGCAGAGAAAAAAGGCCATCTGACTATAAGCGAAGCAGTGCGTCTGGCCTCGAGAGCGGGAGTACACAGGACTGTCCTCGTTCACATCAGCCCTCGTTATAGCAAGAAGGAGAACGAACTCCTTGCCGCTGCGGTTAGCCCTGAATTTTCAACTGTTGAGGTGGGTGAAGACTTGGGGGTCTACAGGGTTCCTCTACCTGCAGATGACTGA